Proteins encoded within one genomic window of Setaria italica strain Yugu1 chromosome IV, Setaria_italica_v2.0, whole genome shotgun sequence:
- the LOC101758924 gene encoding LOW QUALITY PROTEIN: protein IRX15-LIKE-like (The sequence of the model RefSeq protein was modified relative to this genomic sequence to represent the inferred CDS: inserted 2 bases in 1 codon) codes for MPGADVRAIAAVLKRRAPXANLLVFGLGGETPLWRALNHGGRTVFLDENQYYVSHLEGRHPGLEAYDVAYTTTVREFPDLLDAARTARAAECRPVQNLLFSDCRLAINDLPNQLYDVSWDVILVDGPRGYTASSPGRMSAIFTAGVLARTRAGEGATTDVLVHDYEREVERACSREFLCEENRVAETSTRSLAHFVVRGGSAVRRDAFCSGAAAAAAAH; via the exons ATGCCTGGCGCCGACGTGCGCGCCATCGCGGCGGTGCTGAAGCGGCGCGCGCC TGCAAACCTGCTGGTGTTCGGGCTCGGCGGGGAGACGCCGCTGTGGCGGGCGCTCAACCACGGCGGGCGCACCGTGTTCCTCGACGAGAACCAGTACTACGTGTCCCACCTGGAGGGGCGGCACCCCGGGCTGGAGGCCTACGACGTCGCCTACACCACCACCGTCCGCGAGTTCCCCGACCTCCTCGACGCCGCCcgcaccgcgcgcgccgccgagtGCCGCCCCGTCCAGAACCTCCTCTTCTCCGACTGCCGCCTCGCCATCAACGACCTCCCCAACCAGCTCTACGACGTCTCCTGGGACGTCATCCTCGTCGACGGCCCCCGCGG GTACACGGCGTCGTCGCCGGGGAGGATGTCGGCGATATTCACGGCGGGGGTGCTGGCGCGGACGCGGGCGGGGGAGGGCGCGACGACGGACGTGCTGGTGCACGACTACGAGCGGGAGGTGGAGCGCGCGTGCTCCAGGGAGTTCCTGTGCGAGGAGAACCGCGTCGCCGAGACCAGCACGCGGTCGCTCGCCCACTTCGTCGTGCGCGGCGGGAGCGCCGTCCGCCGGGACGCCTtctgctccggcgccgccgccgccgcggccgcccactAG